The Deltaproteobacteria bacterium genome includes a window with the following:
- a CDS encoding bifunctional molybdenum cofactor biosynthesis protein MoaC/MoaB, whose product MFFTDDKIETLRIAVAESVISMNPETLKRVKEKTTPKGDVLELARTAGVLAAKKTPELIPYCHPLPLDGVKVDFEFLENGIRVKALVKTIWKTGVEMEALTAAAIAALTIYDMCKPIDKEMEIIMTRLTEKSGGKSDFKEKIPKDLRAAVIVTSDGTAKGVREDKSGKIIRERLASLGIENIEYVVLPDEKEQIKKELLALSEKGFRLIVTTGGTGLGPRDLTVEATREVIDREVTGVAEAMRQFGQKRTPYAMLSRGLVGLKGPTLIINLPGSSRGTLESLDAIFPAVLHSYKMMGGGGH is encoded by the coding sequence AGAGCGTTATCTCCATGAACCCTGAAACACTCAAGCGGGTAAAGGAGAAGACGACGCCCAAAGGCGATGTGCTTGAATTGGCGCGAACCGCCGGCGTTCTGGCCGCCAAAAAAACACCGGAGCTGATCCCCTACTGCCATCCCCTGCCGTTGGACGGCGTGAAGGTCGATTTTGAATTTTTGGAAAATGGCATTCGCGTTAAAGCGCTGGTGAAGACCATCTGGAAAACCGGCGTTGAAATGGAGGCGCTCACCGCCGCCGCCATTGCGGCGCTCACGATCTACGACATGTGCAAACCGATCGACAAAGAGATGGAAATCATCATGACGCGGCTGACTGAAAAAAGCGGCGGCAAATCGGATTTCAAAGAAAAGATCCCCAAAGATCTGCGGGCCGCCGTCATTGTCACCTCGGACGGCACCGCCAAAGGGGTTCGGGAGGACAAATCGGGCAAAATCATCCGCGAGAGGCTTGCGTCGCTGGGAATCGAGAATATCGAATATGTCGTTCTGCCGGATGAAAAGGAGCAGATCAAAAAAGAACTGCTCGCGCTCTCGGAAAAAGGATTTCGCCTCATTGTCACCACCGGCGGCACCGGCCTGGGTCCACGGGACCTGACGGTGGAGGCAACGCGCGAAGTGATTGACCGGGAAGTCACCGGTGTGGCTGAAGCCATGCGGCAGTTTGGACAGAAAAGAACCCCCTACGCCATGCTCTCACGCGGCCTTGTCGGCCTGAAAGGCCCCACGCTGATCATCAATCTCCCCGGTTCATCCCGCGGCACTTTAGAATCGCTCGACGCAATTTTCCCCGCCGTTTTGCACAGCTACAAGATGATGGGGGGAGGAGGACATTGA
- a CDS encoding sulfite exporter TauE/SafE family protein, producing the protein MESTIYLMIPLFFLTALIYSSVGFGGGSTYLALLVLFAFPFEQIPRIALICNLVVVSGGLCHYIKNRQLSFKAVIPFAAASVPMAYVGGMLPVGKTLFLILLGISLMCAGLRLLFVKRFDRSTVRSFDGSDPNYRTVALSHHRTITLPLGAALGFLSGLTGLGGGIFLAPILYFLRWGDARQIAAMSCFFIFVNSLAGLIGQFSKNVGAQFIEPAGLMVPLVIAVFLGGQIGTRLSLGKLAPVHLQRITAILILSVAAKIFWGFL; encoded by the coding sequence ATGGAAAGCACGATTTACCTCATGATTCCGCTTTTTTTTCTGACCGCACTGATCTATTCCAGTGTCGGTTTCGGCGGCGGGTCAACCTATCTGGCCCTGTTGGTGCTTTTTGCCTTTCCCTTTGAACAGATCCCGAGGATCGCGCTGATTTGCAATCTCGTGGTCGTATCGGGGGGGCTTTGTCATTATATAAAGAACCGCCAGTTGTCTTTTAAGGCCGTCATCCCTTTTGCCGCGGCGTCGGTGCCTATGGCGTATGTCGGGGGAATGCTTCCCGTCGGCAAGACTCTTTTTCTCATCCTTCTCGGCATTTCGCTTATGTGCGCGGGGTTGCGGCTTCTTTTTGTAAAACGGTTCGATCGTTCGACAGTTCGATCGTTCGATGGTTCTGATCCCAACTATCGCACTGTCGCACTATCGCACCATCGAACCATTACCCTTCCCCTCGGCGCCGCTCTCGGCTTCCTCTCCGGCCTGACCGGACTCGGCGGCGGTATTTTTCTGGCGCCAATTCTCTATTTTCTCCGATGGGGCGACGCCCGGCAGATTGCCGCCATGTCCTGTTTTTTCATCTTTGTTAATTCACTGGCGGGATTGATCGGCCAGTTCAGCAAGAATGTAGGGGCTCAATTTATTGAGCCCGCGGGCTTGATGGTTCCTCTTGTCATTGCCGTCTTTCTCGGAGGACAAATCGGCACCCGTTTGAGTCTCGGAAAATTGGCGCCCGTTCATCTCCAGCGTATCACCGCCATTCTGATCCTCTCCGTGGCGGCCAAAATCTTTTGGGGATTTTTATGA
- a CDS encoding molybdopterin molybdotransferase MoeA, whose amino-acid sequence MISFEEAKKLLGERLRQLPATDGQTIPLSEALGRVTAEPILAPISVPLFDNSAMDGFALRSADTINASPDKPLTLTLAGETKAGDPPIDLHSPQAAIRIMTGAPIPLHANAVIKKEETAENAGTIQIVRAVEPGENIRKKGEDFKTGDKATPAGTKITPGVAGLFASLGIHNVAVKPRPRVSIIATGHELVSSIEALKPGKILESNSVMLKAALAEIGISPNRNAVIEDDPTLIHGRLVAALEDSDIIIVTGGVSVGDYDHTRTVLNELGVIQLFWKVAQKPGKPLFVGTLGEKLVFGLPGNPYAVFVCFYLYIRPALLTLMGDPRPELKRGQLKLSRKFLKKDARTHFLKGKTVEKNGESLAEPLKGQGSHLLGAMAEADILICVPADATEMKEGDEVEVFYLP is encoded by the coding sequence ATGATTTCGTTCGAAGAAGCCAAAAAATTGCTGGGGGAACGGCTCCGACAACTCCCCGCCACGGACGGCCAGACGATCCCGCTGTCCGAAGCGCTCGGACGGGTCACCGCCGAACCGATTTTGGCTCCCATTTCAGTTCCACTTTTCGACAACTCGGCCATGGACGGGTTTGCCCTCCGGTCGGCCGACACCATCAATGCATCACCAGATAAGCCTCTCACGCTGACTCTTGCGGGTGAAACAAAGGCGGGCGATCCCCCGATCGATCTCCATTCACCGCAAGCCGCGATTCGCATCATGACCGGCGCCCCGATCCCTCTTCACGCCAACGCGGTGATTAAAAAAGAGGAGACGGCGGAAAATGCCGGCACCATTCAAATCGTGCGAGCGGTGGAGCCGGGAGAAAATATCCGGAAAAAAGGGGAGGATTTTAAAACCGGAGACAAAGCGACGCCGGCCGGCACAAAAATAACGCCGGGAGTGGCCGGACTCTTCGCCTCCCTCGGCATCCACAACGTGGCGGTAAAACCAAGACCGCGCGTGTCGATTATTGCCACGGGCCATGAGCTTGTTTCTTCCATTGAGGCATTGAAGCCCGGAAAAATTCTGGAGTCCAACTCCGTCATGCTGAAAGCCGCCCTTGCCGAAATCGGCATTTCCCCCAATCGAAACGCCGTCATTGAAGACGACCCAACACTCATTCACGGCCGATTGGTTGCGGCCTTGGAAGATTCCGACATCATCATCGTCACCGGCGGCGTTTCGGTCGGCGATTATGACCACACCCGAACGGTTCTCAATGAGCTGGGGGTCATCCAACTTTTCTGGAAGGTGGCGCAAAAGCCGGGCAAACCTCTTTTTGTCGGAACTCTCGGCGAGAAACTTGTCTTTGGCCTTCCGGGAAACCCGTATGCCGTTTTCGTCTGCTTCTATCTTTACATCCGTCCCGCCCTGTTGACGCTCATGGGCGACCCGCGCCCCGAACTCAAACGGGGCCAACTGAAATTATCCCGCAAGTTCCTCAAGAAGGATGCAAGGACCCATTTCTTGAAGGGAAAGACAGTCGAAAAAAACGGTGAGAGTCTTGCGGAGCCGCTGAAAGGCCAGGGCTCTCACCTGCTTGGGGCGATGGCAGAGGCGGATATTCTGATTTGCGTGCCGGCGGATGCGACGGAGATGAAAGAAGGAGACGAGGTTGAAGTCTTCTATCTGCCATAA
- a CDS encoding MoaD/ThiS family protein, with the protein MKITIRYFAQLKDRFGKESDVLEFQRLPQVADIFTRLFPEESEREKMQSFLRVAVNEEYASKEALLHEGDEVVFIPPVAGG; encoded by the coding sequence ATGAAAATTACCATCCGCTATTTTGCCCAGTTGAAGGACAGATTCGGAAAAGAATCCGATGTCCTTGAGTTTCAACGTCTGCCGCAGGTGGCCGATATTTTCACGCGATTATTCCCGGAGGAATCTGAACGGGAAAAGATGCAATCGTTTTTGCGCGTGGCCGTAAATGAAGAATACGCGTCAAAGGAGGCATTGCTTCACGAGGGAGACGAGGTGGTTTTTATCCCCCCCGTGGCGGGAGGGTAA